In the Muricauda sp. MAR_2010_75 genome, one interval contains:
- a CDS encoding thioesterase family protein — protein sequence MDLNSYSFRVRYAETDQMGVVYHGNYAQYLEMGRVEWLRALGVTYKSMEDNGVMLPVISLHIDYKKSALYDDLITVETQLKNKPMVKIEFDYKIYNESKELLATAHTVLAFMDKKTNKPIRCPDYILEKLDS from the coding sequence TTGGATCTAAATTCATATTCTTTTCGTGTGCGTTATGCAGAAACCGACCAAATGGGTGTGGTTTACCATGGTAATTATGCACAATACTTGGAAATGGGCAGGGTAGAGTGGTTACGGGCCTTGGGAGTCACTTACAAGAGCATGGAAGATAATGGGGTTATGCTGCCCGTAATATCGTTGCACATTGACTACAAAAAGTCTGCACTATATGATGATTTGATAACCGTGGAAACCCAGTTAAAAAATAAACCAATGGTCAAAATTGAGTTCGATTATAAAATTTATAACGAATCCAAAGAACTTTTGGCTACAGCCCACACGGTTTTGGCCTTCATGGATAAAAAAACCAATAAACCTATTCGTTGCCCAGATTATATTTTGGAAAAGCTGGATTCTTAG